From the Primulina tabacum isolate GXHZ01 chromosome 3, ASM2559414v2, whole genome shotgun sequence genome, one window contains:
- the LOC142538741 gene encoding uncharacterized protein LOC142538741 translates to MDFGFRVSIPSGDQMFTSQIVKRLEFRVQKNAVQADFIVLPFTTFDIILGMDWLLSSNGAAIDFRRRSVSVRPAQRGSGIRLEDLETLSVWEKNRIFTDYKILKYFFTKKELNMRQRRWLELVKDYDCDISDHSGKANVVADALSRKTVVITQLSV, encoded by the exons ATGGATTTTGGATTCAGAGTATCGATTCCatccggggatcagatgtttacttctcagatagtgaagagattggaaTTTCGGGTACAAAAAAATGCAGTGCAGGCAGACTTCATTGTGTTACCGTTTACGACGTTTGATattattctgggtatggactggcttctTTCTTCTAATGGAGCTGCCATAGATTTTCGACGGAGGTCAGTATCTGTCCGTCCTGCCCAGCG cggCAGTGGTattcgccttgaagatttggagacattatctgtATGGGAGAAAAACAGGATTTTCACTGACTACAAGatcctgaagtacttcttcacaaaaaaagagctgaacatgagacagcggagGTGGCttgagctagtgaaggattatgactgcgaCATTAGCGACCAttcgggtaaggctaatgtagttgcagatgccctGAGCAGGAAGACTGTAGTGATCACTCAGTTGTCAGTATAG